The following DNA comes from Miscanthus floridulus cultivar M001 chromosome 5, ASM1932011v1, whole genome shotgun sequence.
ttatatttatatttatatatatatatatataacactatATATGTATATAAGTATATAACTGTTATATATGAGTCATAGTAAATATAAAAAGAGGACAAGTAGACATATCTGATTCCTAGCTGGCTTACTCTTACATGTTTCTAGCTCCTGCAACATATTTTGACAGCTAGTAGTTAGTAAATTAGTCAATAGACAGCTAGTTGttcataaaaaaatagaaaacactaAGTTGTGACTTATCTGGATGATTTCAGCAGCCTCCCATCCATGAGCACACTATATCAGCAGCTGGTAATTACAATACAAGTGGATAGGACAGTAATACAAGTACACAACATAATTTATAAATTAAGGACAACACAAGCACATAGTTCTTAGTTCAGGtctcacaaatcacaaaaaaagACACACAGACACAAAGTGACATAGCTACAGTTCATAAGACCAGGACATCACAAAAGGCTTCACTACTAAATGGAGATGGTCCAGATCATATTTCTTCTTCATTGTAGTACACATCCTCATCGTCATACTCTTCTTCTTCAAACTCAAATTCTTCTCCTTCATAGAGCTCCCTCACTCTTGCACTTCTACGCAGCTGAAGCTGTTCATCTGCTCCCACTGCCTCTCCAATGATAGACTAAGGTATCCCTGTACCTTCCATCTCATCTTCCTCCCCATCTCTAAAGTCAACTAATGCACAATCATCCCCACCCTCTTAGAGAAAACCTTGAGCTTCAGTTGTATCACTAGACAAGAGAACATCAGTGATTTTGTTTGACTTGATCTTTTGTCTCTTACTAAGTAGCTTGGAGTTGAATTGGATATACACCAGCTTGTTGAGGCGGGTTGTAGTAAGCATATTCCTCTTCTTAGTGTGTATCTATAATTTAAAAAGAGCATTCTCAGTTCTACAATTTAATTGTAATGCTGCTAAAACTGAAATGTTCATAATAGATAGGTACTAACTCCTTCAAACCCACTTCAATTTCTTTCACAACCAGAAGGGCTTGATGTCAAAGATAGGATCcttgtaaccatcttctgtaaagCTGCTGTTTCATATCCATACAGTCTCCACCATGatgctaaaataaaaaaaaacacatcTATTAGTTTAGAAAACAGCAAACAACAAACATCCATGAGCCATGTAAGCTTATAGGAAGTACCTCTACCTGGGTTGTAATCAAAGTTTTCAAAAGTCCTAGCAAGCTTCTTGCTAAAGGGTCCTTCTCTATTCTGAAACTTCTTTAGTTCAATGTTGGCAGCCTGATGCTGCATGTCCTCATCATGATAATAaaatttctcaacacaagctaTAAACCCTTCTGATATTTTGGGCTGATCAAAGATTGATGGGTCACTATAGCTATAGTGAGGATTCAGCAAATAGGCTGTCAAATGCAATGGAGAATCAAGTCTTCCATTCATCTTCTTGTCAATAACAGCTATTACATCCTTGAACCGAGCCTCAACATTTCCAAAGGCCTCTTTGATCTGTCTCTTTGCCTTTAGTAGTTCTCCATAAAGGAAACCCATGGATGTCCTCACATCCCCATCAACCAAACGAAGGACTTTGACCAATGGCTCAAAAACAGTCAATGTTAGCTTCACATCCTTCCAAAAGCTTGGACTCAATATAGTTGTTGTTGCCTCTTTTCCATTCTttgatttcacatccttcaatgagTCCCACCTACTATGAACCACCATCTTCCTTAACTGGTCCTTCTTCTCTTGCATGCTACTCAAAGTGAGAAAGTTTGAAGCAAACCTAGTCACTCCTGGCATCACTACCTCTTTCCCCTCTGTGAAGTATCTCAAGCACTCCAATGTCCTTGTGTGGCCATAGACAAATATGGTAAATGCCTTTGCTTGGTCAACCACTTTCTTGAACCGAGTCATGTTGCCAATTCCTTGGAGCATAAGGTTGATTGTGTGAGCTGCACAAGAGGTCCAAAATATGTGTGGTCTCTTCTCTTCCAATAGCCTCTTTGCTCCCATGTTGTTAGAGGCATTGTCAGTCACTACTTGCACCACATTGTCTGGACCAATCTCTTCAATTGCTTTGTCCACAAGATCAAAGATGACCTCACTGGTATGTGAGACATGTGACATCTCCTTAGAGCTGATGAAGGAGGTTCCATCAGCACAATTGGTGCACAGATTCATTATGCTTCTCCTCTTCCTATCTGACCAAGCATCAGTCATAATAGAACACCCATTTTTCATCTTCTCGGCTTCACGCTCCTGCAGCAAACTCTTGGTTCTTTTATATTCTTCTTCCAGCAACTTCCCTCGCAGTGCATCCTGAGTTGGAGGTACAAGTCCTGGACCAAACTGTCCAATTGCTTCGCACATTTGCTTGAACTCATCATTATCGCATGCATTGAAAGCAATTCCTGCCAACACAACATTGAAAGAAGCATAATTAGTGTTCAGtacaggaaaacaacatataatGAACTTTGAAATATAAAAACAGCATAGTATACTAGCAATTTACCATGTGTATAGGCCCATCTTGCAATGTACTTATGCACCTCATTGGTTCTTTCTTTCCAAAGTTCCTTGTTCAGTTGTTGTTGCTTCAAAGAATCAGACTTGGTAGCTTTAGGATCAATAGCACGTGTCCATTTGTCAATGGGTCCTAATTTGTGGGGCTCTGAACTTCCAACACAGGTGACTTCATCTGAATCTGTTCCAACCCTAGATATATGAACTTCCTCTCTAATTTCTAGCTCACGAACAGTCTTCTCCTCCCTCTTCCTTTTTGCATCAGCTAGTGCCTTCTTGCACTTCTCTTTAGCCTCCATAGCCTGTGGTGTTCTTGCTGTGCATTTCTTTACATTCTTTCCTTCATGAGCCAAATGCTccttcaacctatgaatccctCCTCTCATCTCCTTGTCACAGAGCTTGCACTTCACCTTGTCCTTGTTGCTAGCATTAACAAGAACACCATATTCCCATCCAACATCATCTGAGTTCCTTTTCAAGAGATTAGTTGCCTCAGTTCCTGTTGCATCTGGTGCAGAAACACCTTGTTTTGTCGACATCCTACATTTAAATTCAAGAGTTCACCAATGAATTCAAATACAAGGGAGATGAGCAGGGGAGGAGCTGCCGGCATGGGAGGGGAGAGGAGCATGGGAGGGAAGGGAGCTCACCTTGGGGACTTTGGGTGGCCGGCGGGGAGGGGTTCCAGTCGAGGACGAacaggacggcggcggcgagtcGACGACGAGCAGGACCGGCGACGCGCGAGTCGGGGACAAGCAGGGGACGACCTTGGACGAGCAGgggaggagcagaggaggagcaggacCGGCGGGAGGAGCAGGACCGAcgggaggagtagaggaggaggagcggtgGGAGGAGCAGAGGAGGACCGGCGGGAGGAGCAAAGGTGGGGACGAGCGAATGGCGCCGCGCTCCCTTCTAATCCTCCCGCGGCTGGGTCTCGTGGCCGCGCGGGAATTCCTCCCGCGCTCCGATTTGGCGCGCCAAAACTGGCCGCCCTCGAGCTCGCGCTCATCTCGCGCGCCTACGCGCCACGTCCGCGCCCGCCTAGCGCGCCCACGCGCCGCCTAGCTCCGCCTAGCGCCGCGATGCGCGACTATGCCCCTAGTCGCGGCGACGGGCTTCGCCCAGCGACTAGGCGCGCGTAGTCGCCGAGTAGGCGCCGCCTAGCCGAACTTTGGTTTCGCATCCTTCTCTCAACTGGTAGTGTTCTCTTGTTTCTAGCAAACAATATATGATTGATTATTATCCAGTGCCAGGAACATTATCATGCTCTAGCTATAGTAGTTGATGTATCACTTTTTGTAGTGAACTTATTTTCTATTGAGAAGCTGAGATAAGTGTCATTTTAATATCTCTTTTTGGGAGGAAATTAATATCATTCGGCACCGGGGATTTAGATTGCAAAAGCCCTCAGGCCTCAGCCTGGCCCACATGTTAACGTCTGCCACCTTATATAGTTGAAACACAATCACTGATTGCAATAGATTTTCCCAATCCGCTGATTCCCatcggaaaaaaaaaaaaaatctatgcgACGGTGTAGCGGTGTCGCACAGAGGATTCTATGCGATGGTGTCGCATAGAATTTTTTTTTCCCCTCCTGTCGCGCCCTCCGAAGGCCACCGGATCCCAACTATGCCGCTGTGTCCCTCTCTGGTGCCACCGGACACCATCTATACCGTTGTGTCCCTCTCTGGTGCGAGCGGTCTCTGGTGGCTTTACTTCATTGCTGCCGGTTACCTCACATATTTACTTCATTGCTGCCGGCTACCTCGCAGATTCATCGAAATTGCGAACCCATCTATTGCAGCACGGACTTATGGGCTTGTATGAACTCTAGactaaagtaaaaaaaaaaaaaatcaaatttggtCTAAATTGTTTACCGATGTGATCTTGTTTCGGCCTCACCGAAATGGATAAATCTCGCTGAAATTTGATCGTTTTAGACTGAATCACATAATCATAGTCACAACTCACACCCCTTTCTCTTCTTTATAATAAATATTCCTCCATCCTAAATATATAAGGCATGcatttcaaaattcaaactttgttatTTTTTACTCACAATTAGTCTAACCATAGCAAAAGTTTATATTAAAATTGGGATCCTAGGtacaatcttttttttttgcccAATAGATCATAGAATAATATCGTAATATTCAAATCCTATCAGATTctacaaaatatatttttataagatTTCTAATATGTCATAAAGATTGAAGTCTATAATATTGATATTTATTGATCTAACTAACATTTTAAAGTTTAACTCAAATTATTTACATTATTATTTTCAATACACCTTAGCTTTAAATAGCATTTTGTCATCCAAATCATTTAAAAAGGTTTTTTTTATGTCAATTGTTATGTAGTATGATAGGATCAAGATCCTATCATTCTTATGGGATTATATGGAAGTTTCATATAAGATCAAGATATTACAAAATCTACAATACATCATAGGATCGATATCGTTTTGCTTGATAGGATTGTAATGTCGTAAGGTTTAATGATTGGATCAAAATCATAACAACCTTGATCACTAGTCTCGACTTCAATTACTGGACTTCATGAGGGTCAAGTCCGGCTTGTTTGATATCAGTACCTAAATATTTCttacaatcagcctgttcggcaggccgtaaatgatcgtggattatttactgctggttggtttggtgtgagagaaaaaatgttgttccagcttataatccatgatcgtatacgagcaagtgAACAGGCTAATGTTGTCTATCTGGGTTTTCATGGACTCATGATGGTTGTCTAGCCACGTGGCACAAATAGGCCACATGCTCAACGACTTATGACACTGCAAAATTTGGTTAATGTCAAAGAGGAAATGCTCGAACTATAACGCATCGATTTGGGACTTGGGAGGGTTATATCAGCATGTAAAAATCAGTCATGATGTTTTGTGCCAAAAAAACCAATGTTGGAGTGTGCATGGAACTGGTTTAAGTGTGTTCATTTGAGTGTTCATATACTGCAGGATTATCCTGGATCATCTTGTGATTTTAAAGAAGAACAGTAAGCTTCTAGCTGAGAGCTGGTTTATTTCCTGTGAACTACTTGCTGGCACTTGGCAGTTGAGTAATGCTTTTATTGCTTCTAGAGCTGTTGACGAGTGCCCTCTTCCTAACGCGCCTTAGCTACATGGCTGGTgaccggctgatttgttgtgagagagaaaacactgttccggatgaaaaaacaagctgaaaaagacgaattataagagaagcgaacaggaccgctgattataagagaagctgaaaaaacaagctgaaaaacaaGCTGCCACTACATGTTTTTCAGCTTATTCTTCATGGACTGCGCATTTTCTTTTCTTATAACCAACCTGAGTTTTGAATCAAACTTGAGTCGTCTTGAATATCGATGTTACTTTCCTGATCAGTCATCAGTGACTCAGCTAAGAAAAGCGTGGTGTTAACCCTTTTCACAAGTTCACATATGACTAGTTGACTATACATATTGGTATCTGAAGAAATACAAAACAgataaataaagaaaagaaaagaacttTTTTAGATAAATAAGTTGTATTGTACTATATGCTACCAGCTGTTCAGAGGAAATTTGCAGGTCATAATATGCTTGGATTTTTTGCGTGGGTGCCTAGGTGGTGGCTGGTAAGCAGTAGCAGCAACGACAGTTACTGCCACTTTGCACTGACCAACTAATATCAGTTTTTGATGCGTCTGATTCATATGTTTTAGGTCAAAGCCACTACCTTAAAGCCACGACCTCAGTGTCTTCCTCCCTGCAATTCTTCAATGGCAGGTGACGACGGGTCGGTGGTTCGGTGGCTCTACCTCTCCCTGTACAACTGGGTTACCTTCTTCGGATGGTTAGTAGTAGATCTGCCTATTTTCAGTTCCTGATCAGGTCTCTCTTGGATTGGACATGGGCCTCCTGTTGGTTTGATTTGGGTTCTTGGATTTGAATTCTGCAGGTTGCAGGTGCTATACCACGCAATCTTGGCGCTGTTAGGCGGTGGCCATGAGGCCGTCTATGCTGCTGTCAAGCTGCCACTTCTGTTTTCACAGACTGCTGCCATAGCAGAGGTAAACTAATGTTAGCCTAGTCGCATGTTTTATCGAACATCTTAATGTAATTATACAGAAGATCACAAGTCTATAATTTCAAACTCTCTCTTCTCGATAGTCATTTCGAAATGGATTCAATGTTTTCAACAGCCTTTGCCCCCACATGTCAAGGCCGCATTATCACATAGTCAGCATATCATGTCACCATGTGGATAGTTTAACACAAGTGAATGTTTAGACTTCATATTGTACAATTAGCAAGTTTTAGGCTGCTAAAAATTCGTTTAAGTGTATCAGCACCTCAATGAAAACATAAGACAAGTTTAAGAACCACTGATTGAGAGTACCCGGACCTAGATAAGAATATGAAACAAGTTCGAGGAGCAATGGTGAAAATTATCATTCCATAAATAGATTCATTGATTTCTAGTCTTATTTCGAATTGTATCAATCCTACCAATTTATTCATGGCCATCTTTAGCCCACGGTTCATGTAACGCGTTATGTCTGGAATATGTGCTATTGCTGGGTAACACTTGTCACTTGGACAGATACAATTCAAGATAAACTTATTTATATTTTTCTGAAAAGTCACGAGCAAGAAATTTGTCGGGCATGTATTAATAGAGAAGAGCATCGTACAATTAAATTCACTaatttaaaaacaaaaaaaaacaatggATCTAAACAATGAACTTCTTTATATGCATACTCTTATCACTACACAACAATAACCAGATGTGTGCTTCTTGTATCTGTACATTGGCAGTGTTCGGCTGGTATGAAAGTTTTATTGTTTATGCTGGAAAGCACTGTTCATAAcggaatgttgtgagagaaaaacactgctccggctgaaaaaagaagccgaacaagccggcttgTTGCTCAGCCGAACACTGCAAATGGATCTAAACATTAAAATTAAACACAAAGACCAGAGCCAAGAAAAAGCACTATGCAACTTTTATTGTATCAGCTACATATTTTGCTACCAAGATTGTCCAACGGGCACACTTAGATGTTTAAATTAGTCAATGGAAATCTATCTGTTTCAATCATTAATACATGTGATAAACATTTTTGGAAAaagcaaatgttgcatataaTACGTGATGAACATGACCAAGCATGTATTGGTAAAATAGATACACAAATTTTCATGCCAGCGGTTAGGATCTTTCCCTCAGTCACTCATGATCAACATATTAAATGAAAGTAGAGAACACATAGACATAGGATAgagagactattctttatttctctgaATATTGATGATTACAACATATATAGTCCTACCAAGgtctaagagtttggtaagagcccaCGTACAATGGACTAGGATTATAATTCCTCATTACCACTATATGCACATGTCTCATTAAAACTTCATCCGAAAACCCAGTGAGAAAAAATGATTCTCAGAGAAAAAAGTACATTGCATTTGCAAGTTGAATTGCACATGTTGCCTCATGAAGATAAATGTTATCCAGCATTTGGAGAACAAGTCTGCCTGAAGCATTTTATCCATTTCTTTATTAACAATAGGAAGAGAGTTTATATACAATCTTTCAATTTAGTTGTTACACACTTATACCTCTGTGGTCCTACAAGAAACTTTGTGGAATTCCTTGTATCAACCTAACCGTGCTAATTTACTAAGTAATTTGAATTTCACTGGTGATGGCGTCGCTGGTAGCGCAGATTCCTCATTCTATTATAGGTAAGAGGTTCTTCTTTCTCTCCCATTTATGTTTATATTTTCACTATCCATGTTAGTCATGATATTCTAGTTATTGAATGCAGTCTTTATCAGAACTGACTTTTTGCATGAAAATAATCCCTCAAAGATTTCAACATGAAAGTAGTAATTTTCAGAAATTAACTCTTGTATTacttttttgaaaaaattgaaTTATATGTTGAACTGCTCAAAGGTCTTGTGAGATCTCCAATCAGTGCAACTCTTCCACAAGTTTGCGGAAGGATCTTAGTTACCTGGTACATCGTGTGGAGTTTTCCTGAGGTAGCATCAGCTCTTGATCTTTCATATTACACAAGTTCTGGTTTTAAAAGGGCATGCTGAATAAAGAAAACATAGTGATTTGTTCAACTCCTAAACTAGAATGTTAGTTATGTTTTGCTTCTGACCATGGGACAGCCACA
Coding sequences within:
- the LOC136454317 gene encoding uncharacterized protein, with the translated sequence MSTKQGVSAPDATGTEATNLLKRNSDDVGWEYGVLVNASNKDKVKCKLCDKEMRGGIHRLKEHLAHEGKNVKKCTARTPQAMEAKEKCKKALADAKRKREEKTVRELEIREEVHISRVGTDSDEVTCVGSSEPHKLGPIDKWTRAIDPKATKSDSLKQQQLNKELWKERTNEVHKYIARWAYTHGIAFNACDNDEFKQMCEAIGQFGPGLVPPTQDALRGKLLEEEYKRTKSLLQEREAEKMKNGCSIMTDAWSDRKRRSIMNLCTNCADGTSFISSKEMSHVSHTSEVIFDLVDKAIEEIGPDNVVQVVTDNASNNMGAKRLLEEKRPHIFWTSCAAHTINLMLQGIGNMTRFKKVVDQAKAFTIFVYGHTRTLECLRYFTEGKEVVMPGVTRFASNFLTLSSMQEKKDQLRKMVVHSRWDSLKDVKSKNGKEATTTILSPSFWKDVKLTLTVFEPLVKVLRLVDGDVRTSMGFLYGELLKAKRQIKEAFGNVEARFKDVIAVIDKKMNGRLDSPLHLTAYLLNPHYSYSDPSIFDQPKISEGFIACVEKFYYHDEDMQHQAANIELKKFQNREGPFSKKLARTFENFDYNPASWWRLYGYETAALQKMVTRILSLTSSPSGCERN
- the LOC136451624 gene encoding very-long-chain (3R)-3-hydroxyacyl-CoA dehydratase PASTICCINO 2A-like isoform X4, with the translated sequence MLPAVQRKFAGHNMLGFFAWVPRWWLVKATTLKPRPQCLPPCNSSMAGDDGSVVRWLYLSLYNWVTFFGWLQVLYHAILALLGGGHEAVYAAVKLPLLFSQTAAIAEIPHSIIGLVRSPISATLPQVCGRILVTWYIVWSFPETQSHVLVTSLVLSWSITEVIRYSFFGLKEAFGITPFWLLWLRYSTFTVLYPIGLISEVGLIFTAMPHMKGRSFYICAGLTSLYIPGFPYLYRYMLAQRKKVLSKAKTA
- the LOC136451624 gene encoding very-long-chain (3R)-3-hydroxyacyl-CoA dehydratase PASTICCINO 2A-like isoform X3, coding for MLPAVQRKFAGHNMLGFFAWVPRWWLVKATTLKPRPQCLPPCNSSMAGDDGSVVRWLYLSLYNWVTFFGWLQVLYHAILALLGGGHEAVYAAVKLPLLFSQTAAIAEIPHSIIGLVRSPISATLPQVCGRILVTWYIVWSFPETQSHVLVTSLVLSWSITEVIRYSFFGLKEAFGITPFWLLWLRYSTFTVLYPIGLISEVGLIFTAMPHMKGRSFYICAGLTSLYIPGAPPSLSLCLHPSKVGSDMTHCCFCFFWLSGFPYLYRYMLAQRKKVLSKAKTA
- the LOC136451624 gene encoding very-long-chain (3R)-3-hydroxyacyl-CoA dehydratase PASTICCINO 2A-like isoform X2; translated protein: MLPAVQRKFAGHNMLGFFAWVPRWWLVKATTLKPRPQCLPPCNSSMAGDDGSVVRWLYLSLYNWVTFFGWLQVLYHAILALLGGGHEAVYAAVKLPLLFSQTAAIAEIPHSIIGLVRSPISATLPQVCGRILVTWYIVWSFPETQSHVLVTSLVLSWSITEVIRYSFFGLKEAFGITPFWLLWLRYSTFTVLYPIGLISEVGLIFTAMPHMKVSELKKPEAHVAQAQLLNWVTSLTYLGNNFNLQGRSFYICAGLTSLYIPGFPYLYRYMLAQRKKVLSKAKTA